The genomic region AAGCCGTTACGTTGTAGAAACTACAGGCGATGGTGCTGCCGCTTTTGTCGGTAATGCGCAGGCTGAAACCCGGCTGCTGGTACGGCTCGTGATTGGGATTTTGCAGAATGACCGCAAATTTATACTGAAGCAGCGTGTTGTCGGGCGTGATGAGCATCGACGTCCGGATGCGGTCGTACCGGGTGCCGCGCGTGACGTTGCCGATGCGGATGGCGTAGTTCGATCCGGGCGGCACCACGGGGATGGCCTCGGCCGTGATTTTGGGGTCGTTGCCCTCGCCGGGCTGCATCAGACGGTGGCCGTTCTCGAACGTCCCGGCATTTTCGGAACCAAACACGGCCTGCGTTCCCACGTCCGACACGACGCCGTTGGTGAGCACCCAGCCCCGGGTCGTGCCTTCCTCAAAACCCAGATTGCCGCAATCGACGGTCTGGCCCAAGGCCGGAATCATTCCGGCCAGCAGACCCGCGAACAGGTAAAGTAGCTTTCTTGTCAAAACCGTATCTGTTTTCCGAGACGTCGTCGAATCAACTTCCCTAACCTTAAATACGACTTTGTTTTTCAACGCGTTGCGCTCCGTTGCCGAAGTGTCGACAAACGGACCGTTTGTGCCGTCAAAAGTGATTGAACGGTCCAGTCGGGCACAAAAAATGGTGGCACGACCGGAGTCATGCCACCATTTTTTGTGCGCCGATTATTTGCCGGCGGCCACGGCATCCTGCCGGGCAAACTCGCCGTTGATCTTCAGTTCCACTTCGTCGCTGACCGGGCTCATGCCGCCCGTCGAGCCGACGCCGAAATCCGACCGCTTCAGTTGTCCGGACGCCCGAAAACCGACCTTGGTTTGTTTGCCGCGCTGGTTTTCCATCGTCACCGGGCCGTTCATGGTCACGTCCAGCGTGACGGGTTTGGTCACGCCATGCATCGTCAGGTTGCCCGACAGCTTGTACTTTTTGCCTTCCACTTTCTGGAACGAGGTGCTTTTGAAGGCCAGAGACGGAAACTTGGCCGCATCGAAGAAGTCGGGGCTTTTCAGGTGGCCGTCGCGCCGCTCGTTGTCGGTGTTGATGCTGTTGACATCCGCCGTCAGTTCAAAGACGGCATCCGTAAGGTCCGGCTTGGCGGCCGTCAGCGAAGCCTCGAAGTTCTTGAAATTGCCGTCCACATCGGTCAGCATCATGTGCGTTACGGTGAAGCCTACCCGGCTGTGCGCCTTGTCGGTGGTCCAGGTTTGGGCGTACAGGCCCATGGAGGTAGCCGCCAGGGCAAGGGTCAGAAACAGACGTTTCATATGGTTAAAGAAAAGGTGAATAATCGTTTTAAATGTATCTACAATAATCCGGAATTCACATTAAATTCTTCGAATTCTGTCAGCCCTCACTCTTCACGTCGTCGTTGCTGACCGATTTGGCCCGTTTGCGGGGCGGCTCGAAGGTCATTTTGCCGAGGCGGTACGTAAATGTCAGCTTCACGTTCTGGTTGTAGAGGTTCATCACGCTGACCTGCGAGAGCGTCGGCGAATTCAGTACCGTCTGCATCCGGACGCCGTTGCCGAGGAAGTTTTCGGCCGCGAGTCCGATGCTGCCCCGCTTCTGGGCCACGTCTTTCCGGATGCCCACCGAGTACATGTACATGCCGCCCATCCGACCCTGTAGCTGCGGCGTGCCGCCCCGGAAGAACGTGAAGCCCTGAATACTCCAGTTTTTGGGCAACTGAACCTGCGTCATCAGCCGACCGCCGATGCTCACCCCGTCGTTGCTGATGGTAACTGATTTCCCGTCAACGCCCTGCGTCATGCCCTGCATGTATACGTAGTAGCCGTCCAGACCGCCGTTGAGCGTCCATCGGGACGTCAGGGTCGCGTTGAAGAACAGGTTGGCGCCGTAAGTCCGCTGCACGCCGATGTTCTGGAAAGTCGAGATGATACCGCCCGCCAGCGTGTCCGACGGCAGACGAACCATCGTGATGGCGTTGTTGGTAAACCGCCCGAACAGGGCCGCGTTCAGGTATACTCTCCGGATGTTTTTGCTCAGGCTCAGCTCCACATTGTCGGTCAGTTCCGGGCTCAGTGTGGGATTCCCGACGGAAATCTGCTGCGGGTTGGCCGCGTTGACGTTCGGGTTGAGCTGCTGCAGACCGGGGCGCTGAATCCGCCGGTTGTAAGCGGCTTTCAGCGTCGTGCCCTTGATGGTCTTCGAGATGTTTACGCTCGGCACCAGATTGCTGTAATCCGGAATGTTCAGCGTAACATTCTCGTTTGTCCGGGCCGTGATGCCCGTGTGTTCGTAGCGCGTGCCGATTTTAAAGGTGTATTTCGAAGGCGTTACGTAGGTGTACGAAAGGTAGCCCGCCTCGATGGTCTGCTGGTAGTTGAGCGAGCCGGACGGATTCGTCAGGTCCGGAAAGTAGTTGCCGTCGCCGAGGGCCGTCTGGTATTCATACCGGCTATCCACCTGGCGGCGAATGACTTTCGCCCCCACCTCGAAAAGCTGATTGGTTTTCAGCGGTGTCTGGTAATCGGTCTGGAAGGTCAGTTCGCCGTTGATGTTGTGGTTGATGTTCCGCTGGTGGCGGGTCGGGTCGCCGAACGCACCCAGCATGTCGGCGTCGAAGTTGTTGACCAGCCCCGTGCGGCTGTATTGGGTCGAAATGGTCCATTCCTGCTGGGGTTTGAACGTCCGGATGTAGTCTACGTTGATGTCTACCGAGTTCGACAGGTCTTTCCGGTCCACGTCGCGGCTGGTGGTATCGAGCGGAACGAATCCGGCATTCAGGCCCGCATAGTTGTAGGTCAGCTGGTTCTGCTCCTGGCGGAAGTTGCGGGTGCCGAACCGGACGTTGGCCGTCAGCGACTGATTTTTCGCCAGATCATAATCCAGCCCAAGCGAATACTGCCCGAACAGCGGCTTGTCGAAGGCCGTGCCTTGCTGCACCGACCGCAGCGACTCTCCGTTGCGGAAGGTCGTCTGGTCGAGGCTCGACGAGGCCCGGTTGTACATCGCCCGGCCAAAACCGCCCAGCGTAATGCCCAGTTTGCCCTGCCGGTACGAGCCGTTCAGGCCGAGGTTGGAAGCCCGCAGGCCCACGCCCGCGTCCACGTTCAGCGTCAGGCCGTGCAGGGTGTTCTTTTTGGTCACAATGTTGATGATTCCCGCCGCGCCTTCCGCATCGTATTTGGCCGACGGACTGGTGATGACCTCGACCGATTTGATCATATCGGCCGGAAGCTGCTTAAGGGCATCGGCCACGCTGGCGGCGACAATGGTGCTGGGTTTGTTGTTGATCAGCACCCGGATGTTCTGGCTGCCGCGCAGGCTGACGTTGCCGTCCAGATCGACCGAAAGCATGGGCACTTTCCGCAGAATGTCGCTGGCATCGCCGCCTTTCGCCGTCAGGTCTTTTTCGGCATTGTACACCAGCCGGTCCACTTTTTCCTCGATCATGGCCCGCTGGCCCGTCACGGACACTTCGCCCAGCACCCGCACGTCGGGCGGCAGACTGACCGAACCCACGTTGAGATCGGTAGCCTTGTCGAGCCTGAGCACCTTCGACTCGACCGTTTTGTAACCGATAAACGAATACTGGAGCCGGTATTCACCCGGGGCGAGCTTCGTCAACGCGAATTTGCCCTTCGCGTCGGAGGTGGTACCGTCGATGGGTTTGCCGGTTTTAGGGTTCAGCAACGCGACGGTGGCGTATTCGACAGGTTTACCGGTGGTCGAATCGGTCAGGAGGCCGGAGATTCGGGCGTTCCCTTTCGGGGTTTCGTCCGTCAGGCCGGGCACGAATTCCTTTTTCCGCCGGTCGTCGGAGCCGCTGAAGCCGCCCGGAGGGCCACCGGGACCGCCCCCGCCGGGCGGAGGTCCGAACTGTGCCCGGGCGGGCGGCGCCAACAGGCTGAAAAAGACGAGGATAATACTGACGAAGGGTTTCATATCAAGTGCGTTCATCGAATTGTTGACTCAAAGAACGCGGGCGTTATACGAAACAAAAAACGAGTGCCGCAATAGAACCGGAATGTGCCGACCAACCCACCGAACACCACGATTTCCCGCCAGACGAGGCCGGAACCGGGACCGCCGACCCGCTCGTTTTACGGCCAAACGGCAGGATTTCAAGGTTCGTGAACGACAGAAAAATCCGCTTCGTCTTCGGAAAAGCGCTCCTCGTCGGCAGACGATCGCCTACCGGCACCGAAAGCCCGTCCGGTTCGTAACTTGCATTCATGAAATTTCTGCAACGCTACGGAACTTGGCTGCACGTCATTGGCTGGGCAGTATTCATCAGCCTGCCGCTGCTGACGCTGCCGCCTTTTTTGTGGAACCCGAAGGACCTTTACAGTATCGGCATGGCCCAGCTGGTGACCAGCATCCTGATCATGGTCTGTTTCTACCAGAACCTGAACCGCCTGACGCCTGGTCTGTTGCAGGGCGGCTCCCCAAACCGGTTCTGGCTGACGATGCTCGCGATGCTGGTGGCAGTGGTAGCCGTGAAAATGGCGTGCTTTTATATTTTCCCGCCGGCCTTCGAGAATCGCCCGCCAACTCCGTCGGGCGGCCTGACATCCCCCAGACGCGGGCCGCACAGCCCCTGGCCGGGGGCGCCGGGTGCCGCCATTTCGTTCATTTTTGCCATGCTGGTCGCCTCGCTGATGGCCCTGTTCCGGCAGAATGTCCGTTCGGAAGAAATCCGGCAGCAGATGGCCCTGGAAAAAGTATCGACCGAGCTGGCCATGCTCAAGCTCCAGGTCAGCCCGCATTTTCTGTTCAATACGCTCAACAACATCCGCTGGCTGGCCCGCAAAAAGTCCGAACAGACCGAATCGGCGGTCGTTACGCTGGCGCAGTTGCTCCGGTACATGATCTACCAGGCGCAGCAGGAACAGGTGGCGCTCCGGCAGGAGGTCGAGCATTTGCAGCACTATATCGAATTGCAGAAAATGCGGCTGACCGACCGTCACCCGGTTACTTTCACGGTGGTAGGCGACGTGAGCGCCTACCGCATTGAACCGCTTCTTTTCATACCTTTCGTGGAAAATGCGTTCAAGTACGGCCCGGCCGTGCGCGAAGGCGGTCCCATCGTCATCCGGCTGACCGTCTCGGACGAAAAACTGGTTTTTGAAACCACCAACCCGAACCCGGAAACGGCCGTGGCCGAAAACCCCGAAGATTCGGGCATCGGCATCACCAACGTGCGGAAACGGCTGGCGCTGCATTACCCGCACCGGCATCTGCTGGATATTCGGGAAGACAAAACGATTTTCCGGGTGACGCTCACCCTGCTGCTTCACCATGAACAAACTGCGCTGCATCGCCATTGACGACGAGCCTTTTGCGCTCGAAATCCTGGCCGACGATATTGCCAAAGTCCCTTTTCTGGAGCTGGTCGGAACCTTCAGCAGTCCGCTGGATGCGGTCAGCACGCTGCAAAACGAGGCCGTAGACCTGCTTTTTCTGGATATTCAGATGCCGACGCTGACGGGCATGCAGTTTTTGCGGACGCTCGACCGGCCGCCGATGGTGATTCTGACCACGGCTTTTGAACAATACGCCCTCGAAGGTTATGAACTGTCCGTAGTCGATTACCTGCTCAAACCGATTCCCTTCGACCGTTTCCTGAAAGCCGTCACTAAGGCTCTTTCCCTGTACCAGCTGCGCCATGCGGCCGTTCCGGGCCATCCGGAAGTCGCCGCTCCGGCCGAGACGGCGGAAGCTCCGACTGGCCCGACCACCGACCATTTTTTCATTTTTACGGAATACCGCGAGGTGAAAATCTATTTCAGCGAAGTGCTGTACGTCGAAGGGCTGAAGGATTACGTCAAAATCTTTACCACGCAGCAAAGCCTGCCCTTTCTGAGCCGGTTGAGTCTGAAAGCGGTCGAAAGTCGCCTGCCCGCCCGGGATTTCTGCCGCGTACACCGTTCGTTCATCGTGGCCCTGAACAAAATCACCTCGTTTCAGCGGACGCGGCTGTTCATCGGCAAACAGGAAATTCCGGTCGGCAGCAACTACTACGACGAATTCAGCCTACGCTACCGGGCCTGAATCCCGCCCCTTTTCGGCCCTGCGACCGACGAATTACCGGCGGCCGGTTCAAACAACCGTCTTTTCACGGGGTTATAGTTGAAAAACCACACAACGTTATGACGGAGGAAGAAGAATCAAAACAGAACCAGCAGGCAGCCAAACAGGCCATTGCGCCGAATGCGCTGCGCGATATGTCAGCCGAAGGCGAATCCGGCGGACCGGGCGCGAAGTTTCCGGACGAAGACGTGATTCCGCAGGATGATACCGACGACATGCCGACGGTGCTGAAGGAACAGTCCTTCGACTCGACCGGCCACCCCGACCCGACCATCAAACGCAACGACACCAACCGCAACGTGGACAAGCCGCAGTTGGACAAGCCGTCGTACGGAGGCGGGCATTAAGGGCATTTTTCCGCTTGCTAAAAGAGGAGCGTTGTTTGGCCATCCGGCCGGGCAGCGCTCTTTTTTTGGCCCTATCTTTGTCTGATAATTAAGAAAAATCACCGTAACGAATGAAGAAATGGATGGCGGGTCTCTGGCTCACCGGGCTGGGCATCTGCCCGGCCGCGTTTGCCCAACAGGTACAGGAAGGATACGCAGTCACCAGCCAGGGCGATACGCTGAGGGGACAGATTGAGTACGGGGACTGGAAAGTAAGTCCTTCCAAAATATCGTTTAAACCGGCTGGAAAGAGCGAATTCAGCACTTATTCCGTTAACGAGCTTACTAGTTTTTACATCTCCGCCGCCAACGAACTC from Tellurirhabdus rosea harbors:
- a CDS encoding LytR/AlgR family response regulator transcription factor, whose protein sequence is MNKLRCIAIDDEPFALEILADDIAKVPFLELVGTFSSPLDAVSTLQNEAVDLLFLDIQMPTLTGMQFLRTLDRPPMVILTTAFEQYALEGYELSVVDYLLKPIPFDRFLKAVTKALSLYQLRHAAVPGHPEVAAPAETAEAPTGPTTDHFFIFTEYREVKIYFSEVLYVEGLKDYVKIFTTQQSLPFLSRLSLKAVESRLPARDFCRVHRSFIVALNKITSFQRTRLFIGKQEIPVGSNYYDEFSLRYRA
- a CDS encoding YceI family protein; the protein is MKRLFLTLALAATSMGLYAQTWTTDKAHSRVGFTVTHMMLTDVDGNFKNFEASLTAAKPDLTDAVFELTADVNSINTDNERRDGHLKSPDFFDAAKFPSLAFKSTSFQKVEGKKYKLSGNLTMHGVTKPVTLDVTMNGPVTMENQRGKQTKVGFRASGQLKRSDFGVGSTGGMSPVSDEVELKINGEFARQDAVAAGK
- a CDS encoding sensor histidine kinase, which encodes MKFLQRYGTWLHVIGWAVFISLPLLTLPPFLWNPKDLYSIGMAQLVTSILIMVCFYQNLNRLTPGLLQGGSPNRFWLTMLAMLVAVVAVKMACFYIFPPAFENRPPTPSGGLTSPRRGPHSPWPGAPGAAISFIFAMLVASLMALFRQNVRSEEIRQQMALEKVSTELAMLKLQVSPHFLFNTLNNIRWLARKKSEQTESAVVTLAQLLRYMIYQAQQEQVALRQEVEHLQHYIELQKMRLTDRHPVTFTVVGDVSAYRIEPLLFIPFVENAFKYGPAVREGGPIVIRLTVSDEKLVFETTNPNPETAVAENPEDSGIGITNVRKRLALHYPHRHLLDIREDKTIFRVTLTLLLHHEQTALHRH
- a CDS encoding TonB-dependent receptor domain-containing protein encodes the protein MKPFVSIILVFFSLLAPPARAQFGPPPGGGGPGGPPGGFSGSDDRRKKEFVPGLTDETPKGNARISGLLTDSTTGKPVEYATVALLNPKTGKPIDGTTSDAKGKFALTKLAPGEYRLQYSFIGYKTVESKVLRLDKATDLNVGSVSLPPDVRVLGEVSVTGQRAMIEEKVDRLVYNAEKDLTAKGGDASDILRKVPMLSVDLDGNVSLRGSQNIRVLINNKPSTIVAASVADALKQLPADMIKSVEVITSPSAKYDAEGAAGIINIVTKKNTLHGLTLNVDAGVGLRASNLGLNGSYRQGKLGITLGGFGRAMYNRASSSLDQTTFRNGESLRSVQQGTAFDKPLFGQYSLGLDYDLAKNQSLTANVRFGTRNFRQEQNQLTYNYAGLNAGFVPLDTTSRDVDRKDLSNSVDINVDYIRTFKPQQEWTISTQYSRTGLVNNFDADMLGAFGDPTRHQRNINHNINGELTFQTDYQTPLKTNQLFEVGAKVIRRQVDSRYEYQTALGDGNYFPDLTNPSGSLNYQQTIEAGYLSYTYVTPSKYTFKIGTRYEHTGITARTNENVTLNIPDYSNLVPSVNISKTIKGTTLKAAYNRRIQRPGLQQLNPNVNAANPQQISVGNPTLSPELTDNVELSLSKNIRRVYLNAALFGRFTNNAITMVRLPSDTLAGGIISTFQNIGVQRTYGANLFFNATLTSRWTLNGGLDGYYVYMQGMTQGVDGKSVTISNDGVSIGGRLMTQVQLPKNWSIQGFTFFRGGTPQLQGRMGGMYMYSVGIRKDVAQKRGSIGLAAENFLGNGVRMQTVLNSPTLSQVSVMNLYNQNVKLTFTYRLGKMTFEPPRKRAKSVSNDDVKSEG